One Cuculus canorus isolate bCucCan1 chromosome 1, bCucCan1.pri, whole genome shotgun sequence DNA segment encodes these proteins:
- the TSC22D1 gene encoding TSC22 domain family protein 1 isoform X3: MKVTLLRKQGSDQITMKVLYLELEQHLKSSSGASVVAIDNKIEQAMDLVKSHLMYAVREEVEVLKEQIKELVEKNSQLEQENTLLKTLASPEQLAQFQAQLQTGSPPSSSQSQGTTQQPAQPASQGSGPSA; this comes from the exons ATGAAAGTGACACTTCTCCGAAAGCAAGGCTCTGACCAAATAACTATGAAAGTGTTATACTTGGAACTGGAACAGCATCTAAAGAG CTCCTCTGGTGCAAGCGTGGTAGCGATCGACAACAAGATCGAGCAGGCGATG GATCTGGTGAAGAGTCACTTGATGTATGCCGTAAGGGAGGAAGTGGAGGTTCTCAAAGAGCAAATCAAAGAGCTGGTGGAGAAGAACTCCCAGCTGGAACAAGAAAACACTCTGCTAAAAACACTCGCCAGCCCAGAGCAGCTTGCCCAGTTCCAAGCACAGCTGCAGACTGGTTCCCCGCCTTCCTCTTCCCAGTCACaagggacaacacagcagccTGCTCAGCCGGCGTCACAGGGGTCAGGGCCTTCAGCGTAG
- the TSC22D1 gene encoding TSC22 domain family protein 1 isoform X2, translating to MNAQCCRPVAMDLGVYQLRHFSISFLSSLLGTDSSSLRLDSSSSGASVVAIDNKIEQAMDLVKSHLMYAVREEVEVLKEQIKELVEKNSQLEQENTLLKTLASPEQLAQFQAQLQTGSPPSSSQSQGTTQQPAQPASQGSGPSA from the exons ATGAACGCCCAATGTTGTAGACCGGTGGCAATGGATCTAGGAGTTTATCAACTAAGACACTTCTCGATTTCTTTCCTATCGTCTTTGCTGGGCACCGACAGCTCGTCCCTGAGGCTCGACAGTAG CTCCTCTGGTGCAAGCGTGGTAGCGATCGACAACAAGATCGAGCAGGCGATG GATCTGGTGAAGAGTCACTTGATGTATGCCGTAAGGGAGGAAGTGGAGGTTCTCAAAGAGCAAATCAAAGAGCTGGTGGAGAAGAACTCCCAGCTGGAACAAGAAAACACTCTGCTAAAAACACTCGCCAGCCCAGAGCAGCTTGCCCAGTTCCAAGCACAGCTGCAGACTGGTTCCCCGCCTTCCTCTTCCCAGTCACaagggacaacacagcagccTGCTCAGCCGGCGTCACAGGGGTCAGGGCCTTCAGCGTAG
- the TSC22D1 gene encoding TSC22 domain family protein 1 isoform X4, translating to MDLVKSHLMYAVREEVEVLKEQIKELVEKNSQLEQENTLLKTLASPEQLAQFQAQLQTGSPPSSSQSQGTTQQPAQPASQGSGPSA from the exons ATG GATCTGGTGAAGAGTCACTTGATGTATGCCGTAAGGGAGGAAGTGGAGGTTCTCAAAGAGCAAATCAAAGAGCTGGTGGAGAAGAACTCCCAGCTGGAACAAGAAAACACTCTGCTAAAAACACTCGCCAGCCCAGAGCAGCTTGCCCAGTTCCAAGCACAGCTGCAGACTGGTTCCCCGCCTTCCTCTTCCCAGTCACaagggacaacacagcagccTGCTCAGCCGGCGTCACAGGGGTCAGGGCCTTCAGCGTAG